A genome region from Longimicrobium sp. includes the following:
- a CDS encoding glycine--tRNA ligase: protein MEKLVSLSKRRGYVFQSSEIYGGTGSVWDYGPLGVELKRNVKDAWWRAMVHERDDIEGLDAAILMHPKVWEASGHVAEFTDPLVECRNCHRRYRVDILLAESKAQELESAQCPSCGKTGEWTEPRNFNLMFKTFMGPAEDSANVVYLRPETAQGIYVNFLNVQQSARQKVPFGIAQIGKAFRNEITPGNFTFRTREFEQMEMQFFVEPGTDEAFFEEWRERRLAWHTDVLGLSPDRLRYHPHEKLAHYASAAGDVEFFFGGTIGGEGWGEIEGIHNRTDFDLKRHQEFSGKRLEYIDPAAGKRYIPYIIETSVGADRATLAVLANAYREEAVEGETRVVLAIKPSLAPMKCGVFPLVKKDGMPERATQIHEDLRRRGIPSFYDEAGAIGRRYRRQDEAGTPFCITVDGETMEQGTVTIRDRDTMEQSRISQDEIVNWLKERIG, encoded by the coding sequence ATGGAGAAGCTGGTATCGCTCTCCAAGCGGCGGGGCTACGTCTTCCAGTCGTCCGAAATCTACGGCGGCACGGGCTCCGTGTGGGACTACGGCCCGCTGGGGGTGGAGCTCAAGCGCAACGTGAAGGACGCATGGTGGCGCGCGATGGTGCACGAGCGCGACGACATCGAGGGGCTGGACGCCGCCATCCTGATGCACCCCAAGGTGTGGGAAGCCTCGGGCCACGTGGCCGAGTTCACCGACCCGCTGGTGGAGTGCCGCAACTGCCACCGCCGCTACCGGGTAGACATCCTGCTGGCCGAGAGCAAGGCCCAGGAGCTGGAGTCGGCCCAGTGCCCCAGCTGCGGCAAGACGGGGGAGTGGACGGAGCCGCGCAACTTCAACCTGATGTTCAAGACGTTCATGGGGCCCGCCGAAGACTCGGCGAACGTGGTGTACCTGCGGCCCGAGACGGCGCAGGGCATCTACGTGAATTTCCTGAACGTGCAGCAGAGCGCCCGGCAGAAGGTGCCCTTCGGCATCGCGCAGATCGGCAAGGCGTTCCGCAACGAGATCACGCCCGGGAACTTCACGTTCCGCACGCGTGAGTTCGAGCAGATGGAGATGCAGTTCTTCGTGGAGCCGGGTACGGACGAGGCGTTCTTCGAGGAATGGCGCGAGCGCCGGCTTGCGTGGCACACCGACGTGCTGGGGCTGTCGCCGGACCGGCTGCGTTACCACCCGCACGAAAAGCTGGCTCACTACGCGAGCGCCGCGGGCGACGTGGAGTTCTTCTTCGGCGGCACCATCGGCGGCGAGGGGTGGGGCGAGATCGAGGGCATCCACAACCGCACCGACTTCGACCTGAAGCGCCACCAGGAGTTTTCGGGGAAGCGGCTGGAGTACATCGATCCCGCAGCGGGCAAGCGGTACATCCCGTACATCATCGAGACGTCGGTGGGCGCCGACCGCGCCACGCTCGCCGTCCTGGCCAACGCCTATCGCGAAGAGGCCGTGGAGGGCGAGACGCGCGTGGTGCTTGCCATCAAGCCTTCGCTCGCGCCGATGAAGTGCGGTGTGTTTCCGCTGGTGAAGAAGGACGGCATGCCTGAGCGCGCCACGCAGATCCACGAAGACCTGCGGCGCCGCGGCATCCCCAGCTTCTACGACGAGGCGGGCGCCATCGGCCGGCGGTACCGGCGCCAGGACGAGGCGGGAACGCCGTTCTGCATCACGGTGGATGGGGAGACGATGGAGCAGGGCACCGTCACCATCCGCGACCGCGACACCATGGAGCAGTCGCGCATCTCGCAGGACGAGATCGTCAACTGGCTGAAGGAGCGCATCGGCTGA